Genomic DNA from Candidatus Koribacter versatilis Ellin345:
TTCGGCAGTTGCCGCCCAACGCGGTTTTGAAATGGCTACGGAAACGACGTTTATCGTGATGCCTGCGCACGATGCCAGCTTGAGTTCCTCGCACCTCAATACCGAGCAGAAATTCAAAAGCTTCGTTGAGCAGCAGTTCTCGCCGGCCGCGACGTTCTCTTCGGCGCTAACCGCGGGCTTCCATCCGTCGTGGAACAGCGGCCAGGTCAACGAGACTTACGCCGGCCGAGTGAGCAACGTGATCGAAGACCAGACGGAGCAAGGATTCTTCACCAAGTTCCTGCTGCCGACGGTGCTGCACCAAGATCCGCGCTACCATCCTTCGACTTCGGCGAATGCGGTCAGTCGCGCTGCCTATGCAATCTCGCGCGTGGTCATCGGCCGTACCGATAGCGGTCACGCGACTTTGAATACTTCTGAACTCACCGGCGCCGTCCTGGCAACAGCGATCCCCACGGTTTATCACCCGATTCGGCAGTATGACGCTGCCCAGACTGCAGGCCGTGCCGCCGGTGGAATTGCCACCGACGCCGGCATGAACCTGATCCGCGAGTTCTGGCCTGACGTCCGGGAATGCATGATGGATCACGGTCCGAGGATGGTGCAGAACCTGGTTACCAAGATCGGGCCGCGTCCGCAAACCACGCCGAATCAGTCTCCAATCAATTAGGCAGGGTCCGTTTCCACCCTTCAGGGTACCAACGTAATGTATGCACCTGCGTCGGTTAGTCGTAGAGTGTGCGTCCGGGGTTAAACCTCACATGCACGCTCGATATGCAGTAATTCTGGCCGCAGCGATGTCCCTCGCCAGCGCGCCGACTGTTCTGCCGGCACAAGCGCCGCCGGCAGCGCCCGCAAACGTTCTCGCGGACGGTACGCCCGTCCATCTAGTTCTTGCTCGCATGGTTTCGTCAGAGACAGACCAACCGGGAGAACTCGTCGAGTTCGTCGTGAAAAAAGACGTTCAGCTAAATGGGAAGGTCCTGCTCCCTGAGAATGCGTACGTCTACGGCAAAGTGGTTGCCGCGCAGCTCGACAACCGCGAGGCTGGCAAAGCCGGCTCGGTCGAATTCCGCCTCGAATCGCTGAAGCTCACGAGCGGGCAGGAAATCCCGCTGCGTACGATCAGACAGATTCCAAGCGGCGCCGGCAGCGACATCAAGCCTGAATCGCTGACCAACCTCGTCAACTCTCCGTATGCGCCTTTTGCGCATTTCAATAACGGCATGACTTGCACCGTTCCCAAGGATTCAATGCTGACGCTCTATGTTTCAGGCGATGTCGCCATTGGCCAAGCCGCGGTCGCCAAGCAGGTCACACAGGAACCGGCCGAGGATTCGGTGGCGAGCCGCATTGTGGACACGGCCAAGCCTGGAAAGTCGTTGGGCGATATTGCTCGCGAACAGCGTGATCGTGGAAAGATTGGCGGCGGCATGGTGAGTTCTCCGCAATAAGTTCAAGGCCGAACCCTCCAGGGTACATAGGAACCTCCGACTCAGCAGCAGACTTGTCTGCTGCTTTTTTCTGTATTTTCGGGCTACGACCCTGAAAAACCAATAACATAGCCCTGTGACGTACGTCACCATTCGATGTGCGGTGAGTACAGCTAAGCCCCTATTCATCGCCGTTCCCCGCTAAACCATTCACGGAAAACGGGCTCTCCCCTAAAGTAAGAACAGATAAATGTGGGGGAGCGCTCTCCCTGTACCGCTCCATATTCAGGCAAACGAAGAGGCAGAATGCACAAGCCGGTAAAGTATTTCGAAAAAGCGATGACCTACGGCGCCAAGGGCGCGTGGGCGGTTTTCGACAAGCTCAACAGCATCAACCAGAAACCCTCGTTTACGCCGAAGTGGAGCGATAAGCCGCTCCTGAAGTCGTACCAGAAGTCGAAGCCGCCGCTGGGCTGGCCACGCACCACGGATTCTCTCTGCCCCAAGTGTGTTCCTGAAATCCGTAACTCCATCGTGGACGGCAAGTTGCCGCACGAGATCCTGCTCAACGAGCGCGCCGGCGAAATCAAGGCGCAGATCATCGAGCGCGACGGCAAGATCCTGATGGTGAAGGACTGCCCGAAGCACGGCCACTTTGAAGATGTGATGGCCATGGATCCCGCGTTCTTCAAGCACCTGGAAGAAGTTTTCCCCGGCCGCGACATTCGCGCACACGCTGACGAGAAGCTGCATCATCACGGTTCTTCGACCGTGAAGTACGGCCGCGGCTCGGTGCTGACGATCGATCTCACCAACCGCTGCAACATGATGTGCGATCCCTGCTTCATGGACGCCAACCAGGTCGGCTTCGTTCATGAGCTGACGTGGGATGAAATCAAGACGATGCTTGACAACGCGATCACCATCAAGCCGCGGCGCCAGATGAGCGTGCAGTTCTCCGGCGGTGAACCGACGTTGTCGCCGTACTTCCTCGATGCAGTCGCTTATGCCCGCAAGGTTGGTTACAACTCGGTGCAGGCTGCGACCAACGGTATCGAATTTGCGAAGAGCCCTGAGTTCGCGAAGCAGGCGGCGGAAGCCGGTCTGCGTTACGCGTACCTGCAGTTCGACGGCATCGGTAACGCTGCCAACTCGCACCGCGCCGTCGGCAACCTGTTCGACGTAAAGCTGCGCGCGATCGAGAACCTGCATAACGCGGGCGTCGACATCGTTCCGGTCACCACGATCGTGAACGGCCTGAACAACGAGCAGGTGGGACGCATCATCCAGTTCGCGCTCGACAACCCGAAGCGCATCTCGTTCCTCTCATTCCAGCCGGTTTCGTTCACCGGCCGCGACGAAGAGATCACCGACGAGCGTCGCCAGGCGCAGCGCTACACGCTGAGCCATCTGGCGCACGACGTGAAGAGCCAGACCGGACTCGGCGAGCCGATCCGCGACTGGTTCCCGATCAGCTTCATGAGCACGTTCAGCGATTGGGCTGACCTGACGCATGGACCGAACGCCGACTGGGGTTCACTCTCCTGCGGTTGCCACCCGAACTGCGGCGTGGGCATGGCGTTGATGATCGATAAGGAAACCAAGGAAGCCGTTCCCGTCACTGCGTTCCTCAATGGCGACAACATCGCCAAGGATGTGGCGAAGGTGAACGACGCTGCGCGCGGCCGCTTCCTGAGCGTGCTCGGCATGGCGCTCGCACTGGGACGCAACTACGATCCGTTCAAGGCCCCGAAGCATTTCAAGTTCATGGACTTGATGAAGAAGTTCGACAAGACCTTCGCGGCTACACCGGGCGCCGACAAGCGCTACGGTAAGAGCACACCGGACCGCACCATTGAAGACGTGCAGAAGCGCCGCCAGGACCGTTGGAACTTCCTGTTCATCGCAGGCATGTGGTTCCAGGACCTGTTCAACTACGACTTCCGCCGCACCGAGCAGTGCATCATCCCGTACGCGACGCAGGAAGGCGAGATCAGCTTCTGCGCATACAACACGGGCGTGGGCTGGCGCAACATCGTAGAGAAGATGCACATGACCGCCACCCTCACCAAGTGGTACGAGGAAAAGGGCCGTCACGAGATCTTCGCCGGCAACAAGAAGGTGGCGATGACCTCCGCTGATCACACGCTCAACTTGATCGACGAGCACGTGCACGCGGAGCGCAACCACACCCTCGATGACCTCGGTATCGCGAAGACGGCGCGCGAAGAAAAGACCCGCGCACGCGACGCGAAGCTGAAGTCCACCGAACAGCTTAAGAAGGACGCGGAAGACGCCCGCATGATGTCGCTCTACAAAGAGCATGTGCTGGGTGAGAAGCCGCTGCCCCAGGAAGGCTTCATTCCTCTCGGCAGCATTGGCGGCATCAAGCCGGCAGAGAAGAAGGAAGAAGTAATGGGCGATTAACCCAAAACTCTCGCTTCACAAATGCGATACCCCGCGAACATGCGGGGTTTCGTATTTTGGATTCCTAGTCCTTCAGTGCGCTTCCCACTGAATCGCGTAGAGATCAGTTCCTCCAAGATCGCGCAGCAGGAGCACCGAGCCATCCGGCGCCAGTGCGCTCCAGGTGGACCAGCTGCCGGTTGCCGCGAAGCCGTCGAGATCGAAGAGTTTTTCGACAACGCCGTCGGCCACTCGAATTCGGTACATCGCGGGAGACCACGCTGAGAAGCGATTGAAGTAGACGAACTTCTCGTCGCGCGACCATGCGGGGTAATCCACCTGGTCGGCGAGGTGGCGTCTTTGGCCGGTCTGCAGGTCGAGGACATCGATGCGGTTGTCGTCGGGATTGCCGGAGAGAAGGTATCGTCCGCTTGGCGATACGACGGGGTCCGACATATGTTGCGAATTTGGAATGAACTTGCTGCTTCCCGAGTGAAGATCGAAGATACGCAAACTCTCGTCGTGTTCTCCGACTAAGATCAAGCCATGGCCGTCCGCAGTCCAGCCCGGACCGCCGACGTTCGATAGCTCACTCGCAACGAGTTGGGCAACTCCGCCCTTTGACGAAATCACATAGGTTTGCCACGGTTTACCCGCGGCAAAGTTTGCGCGGAAGGCGATGGACTGTCCATCCGGCGACCACTTTGGCACGAAGGCACGCATGGGAGCCTCTGTGAGTTTCTGTGCGTCAGTCCCGTCAACTCGTGATCTCCAGAGGATGTGTTCGGGGTAGGTGACATACGTGACCCACTGTCCGTCGTGCGTGAAGTCGAGTTGATCCACCGACGGACCGCCCAGGTAAGGGACGAAGTTGTGCGAGGCGTCGTCGTAGCGCAGCAATTGCCCTCGCCGGTGCGATCCCACCGCGTAGAGAGTGTTGTCGTTCTTGTTGAATGTCGGCAGATCAAAATCGATGGGGCCGCCGATGAGTCGGGTGGGACGCGGCGGCGCATGTTTCCACCAGTGGTCGCGGCCAAGCATCCAGATCTCTCGACCACTGGGCGTGACTGCGCTGAACGCAAGCCACTGGCTATCCGCGCTCCAACTCAGCGTCCAGGGTTCGTCCTGCATTGCTCGATCGGACAGCACGCGTCGCAACTTCCAGTCTCCTGGCCGGGTTTCCCAGAGAGCGGTTCCGACGCCGCTTGAGTTGATTATGACCATGCGCAACACGTCGCCAGCGGGCGCCCAGCGCATGCGGGTCACCTCGCCTGGGGTCTCGAACAGTACGCGAGCATTGCCACCCTGGCGATCGCAGGTCAGTACTTTGCCGTCCTGTGAATAGAGCAAGGATTGTCCGTCGGGTGAGAACGTAGCTCCCATCGCGACCACATCGCCTACTCGCCTCGCCGAGCCTCCGACAATATCGGCAATCCATAGCTGTCGCAGTTCGTGCTCCTCCGTAAGCTCACGGAGCAGCAATTCGGAGTTGTCGTGGGAAATGTCCTGGACGTCGTAGTGCGGAAGCCCGATCTGCACCGGGGTGGGAGATCCGCCACCGGCGGCCATGCTCTTCAACACGAAGTTGCGACCCGTGCGATCAAGAAAATAGATGCGCGGACCATCGGTGACAACGTTTTGGTTTGGATGCAACGTGCCCGAGCGCGTGAGCTGCACGATCTTTACCACGCGTGGTTCGGCGGGTGGGGTGAAGTAGATCCACGCTGCTGCGGCGATCAATCCGAGCAAGACAAGTGCGGGGATGAGCAGCCACCATCTACGTGATCGGGTTTCGACGCTGGCCGGAGCCGTGGTGAGAGCGACCGGCTTCTTCACTATTACGGAGACAACCCTCGCACTCGTCGAGTCGGTTTCAGGTTTATTGGCGGGAGCCTGGACCGAGGCAGCCAATTCGGAATCGGCAGGGACGTCGCTTTCGACAGTACCGATAAAGCGATACCCGCGGCCTCCTACGGTCTCGATATATCGCGGGGCGTCGGCCGAGTCGGAGAGAACGCTTCGCAGCTTGTGCACGGCGGTGCTGATGTTGTTATCGAAGTCGACAAAGGTGCCGTCCGGCCACAAGCGGGTGCGAAGATCCTCGCGAGTGACTAGTTCGCCGGGAGATTCCAGCAGGATGGACAGGATCTCAAACGGCCGGTCTTGAATTTTTAGCCGGGTGCCGAACTTGTAGAGTTCACCGGTTTGCCGGTTTGCGCAGTACGGCCCGAAGCGGACCAACTGCTGGCGATTGGCGGTTTCTCCCATTTCCTTGGCACAGCTCGGGGAATGCGGAAGTCTACCACCGTTGCGTCGTGAAGTGTTCCGGTTTCAGCGCCTTAGACGGTGCTCGACGGACAACTCACAATTGAGCCGCCCTCCATTGACCAATCCAGTGAAATGCCCCAGAGTCTCGCAGCTCTCACTGCCAGTTCGTCCACTAGCACTGCAAATTGGGCCCCTCCAACTCTCTCCCTACGGAGGACGTATGAAGTTCGGTCGTTCCTGGATGTTGATGTGCTCGTTGCTAACCGTCCTGTTGTTGACCACCCTTGTCGCAGCTCAGAAAGATCCCGGAGTACGAAAAGGTGCGCCTGGCGCCGGCACTCCGCTCAATGGATTAACGCCAATAGAACTCAACATGTTCTTTGAAGGATTCCAACGCACTGTCCAGTTGGAAGGTGTTTGCGATGACTGTACAGATGTCACGCTGGGTACTTTTGTGGATCCGGCCAAGGCCAACTTGGTGACCCAGACGAACTCGTCCGGGCTCGGCGTCCGCTTCAATGGAGACCAGTGCAGCTCTTGCCACAACCAGCCGGCAGTGGGCGGTTCGGGTGGCTTCATGGTTCCTAACCCACAAGCTCCGGCGAATCTTCAGCGCCCGCCTGAGAACCCGATGTTCGATCTCATCCCGCATCGGAAGGGCGCGACGAACGCGGTACCGTCGTTCATCCATCAGTATGGGCCGATCCGCGAAGTACGTTTTGCACGGAAGCCTGACGGCTCGCCCGATGGCGGAGTCCATCAGCTTTTCAGCGTCGTCGGCCGTTCTGACATCTTTCCCGCCGGCCAGGAAAATACCTGTACGAGTGCCGTGTTGCCGCCGACGGACTTCGAGTCGCAATACCGTTCTGGTAACCTGCGCTTTCGGATACCGCTGCAACTCTTCGGGCTCGGCATCATCGACGGAATCCAGGACCGCGAGATTCTCGGCCGGCACCAGGCGACAGCGTCGGTGCGCCAGCTCTTCGGTATCCAGGGAGTGCCCAATCACAGTGGCAATGACGGCACGATCACGCGTTTCGGTTGGAAGGCACAGAACAAGTCGATCGCGATCTTCTCCGGCGAGGCCTACAACGTGGAGATGGGCGTGACCAACGATCTGTTCACGCAGGCGACCGACGAGTCACCGCTGTGCACCGCCGACAAGAGCGAGCCCAACGACATCACGCGGCTCGACCCTGACGACACGCGCAACCAGAGCTTCTACAACCCGAACCACGAGGTCGCCGACTGGCTGATGTTCGCGATCTTCATGCGCTTCCTGGACGCGCCGCAACCGGCGACGTTCACGGACAGCGCCCAACATGGGCAGCAGCTCTTCGGCACGGGGCCGGACAATCCGGGTGTCGGCTGCGTGCTCTGCCATACCGCAACCATGAATACTCCGGCGAGGAGCGAGACCCCTGCGCTGGAGAATCTGACGGTGCATCCGTATACCGACCTGCTCATCCATCACATGGGAAGCGGCCTGGCGGACGACATCACGCAAGGACAAGCAACCGGCGACATGTTCCGCACTACGCCACTCTGGGGAGTCGGCCAGCGCATGTTCTTCCTGCACGATGGCCGAACCAGCGACTTGCTGCAGGCCATTGAAGCGCACGCTTCAGGCGGCGATTCGCACGGGATGAAACCGTACGGCTACGGGCCATCGGAGGCGAACGCCGTGATCCGGAAGTTCAACGCACTGCCTGCGAAAGACCAGCAATCGGTGCTCGATTTCCTGAGAGCACTGTGAGAGCAGTGAAAGGGAAAGCCAGCGCATTTAGCGATGGCTTTTTTGTTTTGGTACGTATTCATTTGCTGGGTGCTCGAATCCTCCGACGATGCATATAATGCTCATCCGCACTAAGACAAACAAATGGGGGATGGCATGCGATCGGTTCTCGTTACAGGGAGCAGCAAAGGGATTGGGTACGAGATTGCGATTGCATTCGCCCACGCGGGATACCGGGTGTTTGCGACCATGCGCAATCCTTCAGGTTCTCCAGCGCTGGCCGAAAAAGCGGCCGCCGAGAGTTTGCCGATTTTCGTCAGCGCCATGGATGTGGACCGCGATGATTCCGTCGCGAACGCGATTGCCGCAATTCAATCTAAGCACGGTCCCATAGATATCCTCATCAATAACGCTGGCGTAGACCGGGCGGGATCCATTGAGGAACAGTCGCTGGACGATTTCCGCGCGTGCATGGAGACCAACTACTTTGGCGCGATCCGTTGTATCAAGGCCGTCGTGCCGCAAATGCGCGAGCGACGGAGCGGGACGATCATCAATATCAGCTCCGTCGCCGGTTCCTTCTCTCATCCTCCGATGACCGCCTACTGCTCTTCCAAGTGGGCGCTGGAGGCGATGAGCGAATCTCTTGCCTGTGAGATGAAGTCGTTCGGCGTGCACGTCGCGCTGGTGAAGCCCGGAATTATTGATACGTCTATGGCCCACCGGATAGGCGCCACTGGACACTCTGAGTATCCTCACGCCGCTCGTATAGCGGCTTTATTCTCCAAGACTCTACAGGACGCGCCAGTGCCGCCAACCGTCGTCGCGCAAAAGGTTCTCGACCTCGTGAAGAGCGGGACATGGCAATTTCGGCATCCGGTCGGCCCCGACGCCGTACCGCTGATCGAATGGCGAAAGTCTATGACCGACGAACAGTGGATTGAACATCATTCCGCCGAAGATGAAAACCGCCTGAAGGCGGCGCAAGCTGCTGGCGAGTGATTACGATAAACTCCGCTCGTTCTTCGTGTTCAGGGCTTCACTAGCGATATCGATTCGGCGTTTTCGGGGATTACGATCTCGCCAGCGGCCTTGGGTGCGGTCTTCGGCGACGTACTCGGATTCGGTGGATACTTGGTTCCGTTGTAGCGCATGCGCGCTTCGTAGCCGCGCAGAATTCCACCCCCTCGCACAAAAACGCCGATGTCATGCCAACCACTCGTTTGGGTATCGAGAACGCGGACAGGCGGATTCGTAATCGTCATTGCCGAGACTTTCTTGTAGGAATCACCGTTCGAGGCAAGGACCAACAAAATGCAGCCTCCGCTCCCGCACCAGTCGCTGCCTGTCATGCGGACGATCACCTCTGGTTCTTTACTGCTACTCAAGTGCGCGAATGCGAAGGAGTAAGCCACATGCGAGGGATCGAGCCCGATTTTCTCAACGTATGCCGTTAGGTAGGTTTTCAAGCGTTGCGGCGGCGCATTTTGGGCGATGCAAAGGCAGGACATGAAAGCCGAGAAGTAGATTGCTTTCAAAATGGTGGAGCGGATCATTGATTGCCTTGTTGCTTCCGATGAGCGATGCGCAATAGCCAGAGGGCAAAGAACAACACAGGACGTTGACGACAAGAACTGGCCAGCCGTGCGCGAAACCCCATAGCGACGGACCGAACATGATG
This window encodes:
- a CDS encoding di-heme oxidoredictase family protein — protein: MKFGRSWMLMCSLLTVLLLTTLVAAQKDPGVRKGAPGAGTPLNGLTPIELNMFFEGFQRTVQLEGVCDDCTDVTLGTFVDPAKANLVTQTNSSGLGVRFNGDQCSSCHNQPAVGGSGGFMVPNPQAPANLQRPPENPMFDLIPHRKGATNAVPSFIHQYGPIREVRFARKPDGSPDGGVHQLFSVVGRSDIFPAGQENTCTSAVLPPTDFESQYRSGNLRFRIPLQLFGLGIIDGIQDREILGRHQATASVRQLFGIQGVPNHSGNDGTITRFGWKAQNKSIAIFSGEAYNVEMGVTNDLFTQATDESPLCTADKSEPNDITRLDPDDTRNQSFYNPNHEVADWLMFAIFMRFLDAPQPATFTDSAQHGQQLFGTGPDNPGVGCVLCHTATMNTPARSETPALENLTVHPYTDLLIHHMGSGLADDITQGQATGDMFRTTPLWGVGQRMFFLHDGRTSDLLQAIEAHASGGDSHGMKPYGYGPSEANAVIRKFNALPAKDQQSVLDFLRAL
- a CDS encoding SDR family oxidoreductase, with translation MRSVLVTGSSKGIGYEIAIAFAHAGYRVFATMRNPSGSPALAEKAAAESLPIFVSAMDVDRDDSVANAIAAIQSKHGPIDILINNAGVDRAGSIEEQSLDDFRACMETNYFGAIRCIKAVVPQMRERRSGTIINISSVAGSFSHPPMTAYCSSKWALEAMSESLACEMKSFGVHVALVKPGIIDTSMAHRIGATGHSEYPHAARIAALFSKTLQDAPVPPTVVAQKVLDLVKSGTWQFRHPVGPDAVPLIEWRKSMTDEQWIEHHSAEDENRLKAAQAAGE
- a CDS encoding winged helix-turn-helix domain-containing protein; the encoded protein is MGETANRQQLVRFGPYCANRQTGELYKFGTRLKIQDRPFEILSILLESPGELVTREDLRTRLWPDGTFVDFDNNISTAVHKLRSVLSDSADAPRYIETVGGRGYRFIGTVESDVPADSELAASVQAPANKPETDSTSARVVSVIVKKPVALTTAPASVETRSRRWWLLIPALVLLGLIAAAAWIYFTPPAEPRVVKIVQLTRSGTLHPNQNVVTDGPRIYFLDRTGRNFVLKSMAAGGGSPTPVQIGLPHYDVQDISHDNSELLLRELTEEHELRQLWIADIVGGSARRVGDVVAMGATFSPDGQSLLYSQDGKVLTCDRQGGNARVLFETPGEVTRMRWAPAGDVLRMVIINSSGVGTALWETRPGDWKLRRVLSDRAMQDEPWTLSWSADSQWLAFSAVTPSGREIWMLGRDHWWKHAPPRPTRLIGGPIDFDLPTFNKNDNTLYAVGSHRRGQLLRYDDASHNFVPYLGGPSVDQLDFTHDGQWVTYVTYPEHILWRSRVDGTDAQKLTEAPMRAFVPKWSPDGQSIAFRANFAAGKPWQTYVISSKGGVAQLVASELSNVGGPGWTADGHGLILVGEHDESLRIFDLHSGSSKFIPNSQHMSDPVVSPSGRYLLSGNPDDNRIDVLDLQTGQRRHLADQVDYPAWSRDEKFVYFNRFSAWSPAMYRIRVADGVVEKLFDLDGFAATGSWSTWSALAPDGSVLLLRDLGGTDLYAIQWEAH
- a CDS encoding radical SAM protein translates to MHKPVKYFEKAMTYGAKGAWAVFDKLNSINQKPSFTPKWSDKPLLKSYQKSKPPLGWPRTTDSLCPKCVPEIRNSIVDGKLPHEILLNERAGEIKAQIIERDGKILMVKDCPKHGHFEDVMAMDPAFFKHLEEVFPGRDIRAHADEKLHHHGSSTVKYGRGSVLTIDLTNRCNMMCDPCFMDANQVGFVHELTWDEIKTMLDNAITIKPRRQMSVQFSGGEPTLSPYFLDAVAYARKVGYNSVQAATNGIEFAKSPEFAKQAAEAGLRYAYLQFDGIGNAANSHRAVGNLFDVKLRAIENLHNAGVDIVPVTTIVNGLNNEQVGRIIQFALDNPKRISFLSFQPVSFTGRDEEITDERRQAQRYTLSHLAHDVKSQTGLGEPIRDWFPISFMSTFSDWADLTHGPNADWGSLSCGCHPNCGVGMALMIDKETKEAVPVTAFLNGDNIAKDVAKVNDAARGRFLSVLGMALALGRNYDPFKAPKHFKFMDLMKKFDKTFAATPGADKRYGKSTPDRTIEDVQKRRQDRWNFLFIAGMWFQDLFNYDFRRTEQCIIPYATQEGEISFCAYNTGVGWRNIVEKMHMTATLTKWYEEKGRHEIFAGNKKVAMTSADHTLNLIDEHVHAERNHTLDDLGIAKTAREEKTRARDAKLKSTEQLKKDAEDARMMSLYKEHVLGEKPLPQEGFIPLGSIGGIKPAEKKEEVMGD